A single window of Vigna unguiculata cultivar IT97K-499-35 chromosome 1, ASM411807v1, whole genome shotgun sequence DNA harbors:
- the LOC114185705 gene encoding ankyrin repeat-containing protein At5g02620-like — MMKRQLTGIRGDSPLQSAIRAGNLELVREIISQSPEGELKELLSKRNNSCETALYVAADNGHLDIVKELIRYHDVGLAGFKARNGFDAFHIAAKNGHLDILKVLMEFIPEISMTVDLTNTTALHTAAAQGHIEVVNFLLENGSSLVSIAKSNGKTVLHSAARNGHVEIVKAILNKEPEIGLRMDKKGQTALHMAVKGQNLELVDELVKLNSSMANMVDAKGNTALHIATRKGRLQVVQKLLDCKETDTDVINKSGETALDTAEKNGRLEISNFLQHKGAQSAKSIKSPNTNTALELKRTVSDIKSGVHNQLEHTFKTQRRMRGIAKRINKMHTEGLNNAINYNTIVAVLIATVAFAAIFNVPGQYPEQQDKLSPEMSPGEAYIAPDIGFKIFIIFDSTALFISLAVVIVQTSVVVIERKAKRQMMAVINKLMWVACVLISVAFIAMSFIIVGDHKELAIAATALGTVIMAATLGTLCYWVIAHRVEASRLRSLRTTMSSRQSLSLSMMSGSENEYKTVYAI; from the exons ATGATGAAGAGACAATTGACAGGTATACGGGGTGATTCTCCCCTACAATCTGCAATCCGAGCTGGGAATTTAGAATTGGTTCGGGAAATCATCTCTCAGAGTCCCGAGGGTGAATTAAAGGAGCTTCTTTCAAAGAGAAACAACTCGTGTGAAACTGCTTTATATGTTGCAGCTGATAATGGTCATCTTGATATAGTGAAGGAATTGATTAGATACCATGATGTTGGGTTGGCTGGCTTCAAAGCTCGAAATGGATTCGATGCATTCCACATCGCTGCTAAGAATGGACACTTGG ATATATTGAAGGTCCTCATGGAGTTTATTCCTGAAATTTCGATGACTGTTGATCTGACAAACACCACTGCGTTGCATACTGCTGCAGCACAAGGACACATTGAGGTAGTAAATTTTCTGTTGGAAAATGGTAGCAGCTTGGTAAGTATTGCGAAAAGCAATGGGAAAACTGTGTTGCATTCTGCTGCAAGAAATGGTCATGTGGAGATAGTGAAGGCCATTCTGAACAAAGAACCTGAAATTGGTCTGAGAATGGATAAGAAGGGGCAGACAGCGCTGCATATGGCAGTTAAAGGACAGAATCTTGAGTTGGTGGATGAGCTTGTGAAATTGAATTCATCTATGGCTAATATGGTAGATGCCAAGGGAAACACTGCACTGCATATAGCAACCAGAAAGGGTCGTCTACAG GTTGTTCAGAAGCTACTAGATTGCAAAGAAACAGACACAGATGTTATCAACAAATCTGGAGAAACAGCCTTGGATACTGCAGAGAAAAATGGTCGGTTGGAAATCTCCAACTTTCTGCAACACAAGGGAGCTCAAAGTGCCAAGTCCATCAAGTCGCCTAATACAAACACAGCCCTTGAACTGAAACGAACAGTGAGTGACATAAAAAGTGGGGTTCATAACCAGCTGGAACACACCTTCAAAACACAGAGACGCATGCGAGGTATAGCGAAGCGAATTAACAAAATGCACACTGAGGGACTCAACAATGCCATCAACTACAACACCATTGTTGCTGTCCTAATTGCAACGGTTGCTTTTGCTGCCATATTTAATGTCCCGGGCCAGTATCCTGAGCAACAAGATAAACTCTCTCCTGAGATGTCTCCTGGGGAAGCATACATTGCTCCTGATATTGGATTCAAGATATTCATAATCTTTGATTCTACTGCACTCTTCATATCACTGGCTGTTGTGATTGTCCAAACATCAGTGGTTGTTATTGAGAGGAAAGCAAAGAGACAAATGATGGCAGTTATAAACAAGTTGATGTGGGTGGCTTGTGTGCTAATTTCTGTGGCGTTTATTGCAATGTCATTCATAATTGTTGGAGATCATAAAGAGTTGGCCATAGCAGCCACTGCTCTAGGGACAGTGATTATGGCAGCAACTTTAGGAACACTCTGTTATTGGGTTATTGCTCACCGCGTTGAGGCCTCAAGATTAAGAAGTCTTCGAACAACAATGAGCAGTAGACAGTCATTGTCTTTGTCGATGATGTCTGGATCGGAGAATGAGTACAAGACAGTGTACGCTATATAA
- the LOC114181288 gene encoding probable membrane-associated kinase regulator 3 has product MATKRAPSVHVDEDFIDIELRSSPNFSYSIHNREFEFQNKEESTTSPADELFYKGKLLPLHLPPRLEMVEKLLQNADATFGFARSQSSLEESRFLSTNAITPLESCNISPSESRRVSSCETLSSEYQFDWSSEIEGLVSDHHHLPKKQTKHFWLAQRLRASKTYFKSLFTKSGCSDKTCASDATSKMGALKKPKCKECQNMDDARRNRNRNRNTNTNTNKKPFELYCDYKHRRQRSCMVKNSDVVEDGFSNSSRRSFSGVIQRHYASKASSLSSSSSGSSSSSSSFSLSSAGSYELQLFNKSISVELENSIESAIAHCKKSQEKGGSTNFCSKSAVCGNKELMRSTKGNCDC; this is encoded by the coding sequence ATGGCCACAAAAAGAGCACCCTCGGTTCATGTAGACGAAGACTTCATTGACATTGAACTAAGATCTTCGCCCAACTTCTCTTACTCCATTCACAACAGAGAATTTGAGTTCCAAAACAAGGAAGAGTCCACAACTTCCCCTGCTGATGAACTCTTCTACAAGGGAAAACTCCTTCCTCTTCACCTTCCTCCTCGCTTAGAAATGGTGGAAAAGCTCCTCCAGAACGCTGATGCAACCTTTGGCTTCGCAAGATCACAGTCTTCATTGGAAGAAAGTAGATTCCTTTCAACAAATGCCATCACCCCTCTTGAATCCTGCAACATCTCTCCCTCGGAGTCACGCAGGGTTAGTTCCTGCGAAACGCTTTCTTCTGAGTATCAATTTGATTGGTCCTCTGAGATAGAAGGCTTGGTCAGTGATCATCACCATCTTCCAAAGAAACAAACCAAGCACTTCTGGCTCGCTCAAAGGCTCAGGGCTTCTAAAACTTACTTCAAATCTTTGTTCACCAAATCTGGCTGCTCAGATAAGACCTGTGCCAGTGATGCAACAAGCAAAATGGGGGCACTGAAGAAACCCAAATGCAAGGAGTGCCAGAACATGGATGATGCTAGGAGAAACAGAAACCGAAACcgaaacacaaacacaaacacaaacaaaaaaccGTTTGAGCTTTATTGTGACTACAAGCACCGTAGGCAGAGATCTTGTATGGTCAAGAACAGTGACGTGGTTGAAGATGGGTTCAGTAACAGCAGCAGAAGGTCTTTCTCTGGGGTGATTCAACGGCATTATGCTTCCAAGGCTTCATCTTTGTCCTCCTCTTCTTCTGGGTCGTcctcttcatcttcgtctttttCTCTCAGTTCAGCTGGGTCTTATGAGTTGCAGTTGTTCAACAAGAGTATAAGCGTGGAGCTGGAGAATTCAATCGAGAGTGCCATCGCTCATTGTAAAAAGTCCCAGGAAAAGGGTGGTTCGAccaatttttgttcaaaatctGCAGTTTGTGGAAACAAGGAATTGATGAGAAGCACGAAGGGAAATTGCGATTGTTAA
- the LOC114183629 gene encoding phosphatidate phosphatase PAH1-like isoform X2 — protein sequence MNVVGKVGSLITQGVYSVATPFHPFGGAVDVIVVQQQDGTFRCTPWYVRFGKFQGVLKGAEKVVRINVNGVEAHFHMYLDNSGEAYFVKEVDDDGGDKGIKSNGTADNSESSQENGGVEIDRVGHRFDHSISDSGVRYLTGEGHSSVLSQLQRAESDVDRRFYEFPDDQSSFEGSLDVSEYDSTRYENLDADNFMDTQGSHPEVVLVSVDGHVLTAPISESEQNEDNVQLKNPQFHLGPGEETDFFEGNGELISDENAWTADYATPLDAPSSYDTKVDDDTSGLLLEAQRQEEINCSTEETLVIENQENHLLQTDSEEAVSCMKRESVFKSCLELREFTQQAGNDDLQDVDSSLEVQNSAEESNAHISITDENKDENIQVDIQDVGSSLEVRYIAEKCIANGSITDENKQGNIEQCRKSDKLSPLSAPSSLDDHSSPELKVEPQVVDRDASVNVDTGSDSHSGTKDVIECNDERVGESVTNDQVDDSERTPAIEDGSKKTELTEPQIVTSIDEDQCHSALRFEASLCGHELKVGMGLVAAAEVFEAHRISAEEFRSSASSIIKNENLVLKFRDTYLRWEKAAPLVLGKTVFGLDLPVDPRDTIPVGQDDAVKATNEGSGPASSGRRWRLWPIPFRRVKTIEHTDSESNEDVFVDSESDWQTSTVEPSPTSARHESPRKQFVRTNVPSNEMIASLNLKDGQNLVTFSFSSRVLGKQQVDAHIYLWKWNARIVISDVDGTITKSDVLGQVMPLVGRDWTQSGVARLFSAIKENGYQLLFLSARAIVQAYLTRSFLVNLKQDGKTLPNGPVVISPDGLFPSLYREVIRRAPHEFKIACLEDIKRLFPSDYNPFYAGFGNRDTDELSYRKIGIPKGKIFIINPKGEVATSHRIDSKSYTSLHTLVNDMFPPTSLVEQEDFNSWNYWRMPFPEVD from the exons ATGAATGTGGTGGGCAAAGTTGGAAGCTTGATAACCCAAGGTGTCTATTCAGTTGCGACCCCTTTTCATCCATTTGGTGGGGCGGTTGATGTCATTGTTGTTCAGCAGCAAGATGGCACGTTCCGCTGCACGCCGTGGTATGTTCGCTTTGGTAAGTTTCAAGGTGTGCTCAAAGGTGCTGAAAAGGTTGTTCGGATAAACGTCAATGGGGTTGAAGCACACTTCCACATGTATCTTGACAATTCGGGGGAGGCTTATTTTGTAAAAGAGGTGGATGATGATGGTGGTGATAAAGGAATAAAGTCAAATGGGACTGCTGATAACTCTGAGTCTAGTCAAGAAAACGGTGGTGTcgaaat TGATAGAGTTGGTCACAGATTTGATCATAGCATATCTGATTCAGGGGTGCGGTATCTTACTGGTGAAGGCCATTCCTCGGTTTTGTCACAACTTCAAAGGGCAGAATCTGATGTCGATAGGAGGTTTTATGAGTTCCCAGATGATCAATCATCTTTTGAAGGTTCACTTGATGTTTCGGAATATGATTCTACAAGATATGAGAATCTAGATGCGGATAATTTTATGGACACACAGGGCTCCCATCCAGAGGTGGTTTTGGTCAGTGTTGATGGTCATGTATTGACGGCCCCTATCTCAGAATCGGAGCAGAATGAGGACAATGTTCAGTTAAAAAATCCTCAATTTCATCTAGGCCCAGGTGAAGAGACTGACTTCTTTGAGGGCAATGGGGAACTTATTTCTGATGAAAATGCTTGGACTGCTGATTATGCTACTCCACTGGATGCTCCTAGTAGTTATGACACTAAGGTAGATGATGATACTTCCGGGCTCTTGTTGGAAGCTCAAAGACAGGAGGAAATTAATTGTAGCACTGAGGAAACCTTAGTGATTGAAAATCAAGAAAATCATCTTTTGCAAACTGATTCAGAAGAGGCTGTATCTTGTATGAAGAGAGAGAGTGTCTTCAAAAGTTGTTTGGAATTACGTGAGTTTACTCAGCAGGCTGGAAACGATGATTTACAAGATGTGGATTCTTCATTGGAGGTTCAAAATTCAGCAGAGGAATCTAATGCACATATTTCAATTACTGATGAGAATAAAGACGAAAACATTCAGGTTGATATACAAGATGTAGGTTCTTCACTGGAGGTTCGATATATTGCAGAGAAATGCATTGCAAATGGTTCAATtactgatgaaaataaacaaggaaACATCGAACAATGTAGAAAAAGTGACAAGTTATCTCCCCTTAGTGCGCCTTCTTCCTTGGATGACCATAGTTCTCCAGAATTAAAAGTAGAACCTCAAGTGGTTGATAGAGATGCATCAGTGAACGTTGACACTGGTTCTGACAGTCATTCTGGCACTAAAGATGTTATTGAATGTAATGATGAACGTGTTGGAGAGTCGGTAACAAATGATCAGGTAGATGATAGTGAACGAACTCCTGCAATTGAAGATGGCAGTAAGAAAACTGAACTCACTGAACCTCAAATTGTAACTTCCATTGACGAGGACCAATGTCATTCTGCTTTGA GATTTGAGGCCTCACTTTGTGGTCACGAACTTAAGGTGGGTATGGGTTTGGTTGCTGCTGCTGAGGTTTTTGAAGCACATCGGATATCTGCAGAGGAATTTAGAAGTTCAGCATCATCCATAATTAAGAATGAAAATCTGGTTTTGAAGTTCAGAGACACGTATCTGCGGTGGGAAAAGGCTGCTCCTCTTGTCCTTGGAAAGACTGTATTTGGTTTAGACTTACCTGTTGATCCCAGAGATACAATTCCAGTGGGACAGGATGATGCAGTAAAGGCTACAAATGAAGGTTCTGGGCCAGCTTCATCTGGACGCAGATGGAGACTTTGGCCTATTCCTTTTAGAAGAGTCAAGACAATTGAGCACACTGATAGTGAATCAAATGAGGATGTATTTGTAGATTCCGAGTCTGATTGGCAAACTTCTACTGTTGAACCTTCTCCAACATCTGCTAGGCACGAGTCTCCTCGCAAGCAATTCGTGAGGACAAATGTTCCATCGAATGAGATGATAGCGTCCTTAAATCTCAAGGATGGTCAAAATTTGGTAACCTTCAGTTTCTCTTCCAGGGTTCTTGGAAAACAGCAG GTTGATGCTCATATTTACTTATGGAAGTGGAATGCACGAATTGTAATTTCAGATGTAGATGGAACTATTACCAA ATCTGACGTTTTAGGGCAGGTCATGCCTTTAGTTGGCAGAGATTGGACACAGTCTGGAGTTGCAAGGCTTTTCTCAGCTATTAAA GAAAATGGATACCAGCTACTGTTTTTGAGTGCCCGTGCTATTGTCCAAGCTTATCTTACCAGGAGCTTTTTGGTTAACCTGAAACAG GATGGCAAGACCTTACCCAATGGACCTGTTGTTATTTCTCCAGACGGACTATTTCCCTCTCTTTACCGAGAAG TAATAAGAAGGGCACCTCATGAGTTCAAGATTGCTTGTCTAGAG GATATCAAAAGACTTTTCCCTTCTGATTATAACCCATTCTATGCCGGGTTTGGCAATAGAGACACTGATGAACTTAGTTACAGGAAGATTGGAATCCCGAAGGGCAAGATATTTATCATCAATCCCAAG GGTGAAGTCGCAACAAGTCACCGTATTGATTCAAAATCCTACACATCATTACACACACTCGTCAATGACATGTTCCCTCCCACTTCCTTGGTTGAGCAG GAGGATTTCAACTCATGGAATTATTGGAGAATGCCTTTTCCAGAAGTGGATTAG
- the LOC114183629 gene encoding phosphatidate phosphatase PAH1-like isoform X1 — MDDRVGHRFDHSISDSGVRYLTGEGHSSVLSQLQRAESDVDRRFYEFPDDQSSFEGSLDVSEYDSTRYENLDADNFMDTQGSHPEVVLVSVDGHVLTAPISESEQNEDNVQLKNPQFHLGPGEETDFFEGNGELISDENAWTADYATPLDAPSSYDTKVDDDTSGLLLEAQRQEEINCSTEETLVIENQENHLLQTDSEEAVSCMKRESVFKSCLELREFTQQAGNDDLQDVDSSLEVQNSAEESNAHISITDENKDENIQVDIQDVGSSLEVRYIAEKCIANGSITDENKQGNIEQCRKSDKLSPLSAPSSLDDHSSPELKVEPQVVDRDASVNVDTGSDSHSGTKDVIECNDERVGESVTNDQVDDSERTPAIEDGSKKTELTEPQIVTSIDEDQCHSALRFEASLCGHELKVGMGLVAAAEVFEAHRISAEEFRSSASSIIKNENLVLKFRDTYLRWEKAAPLVLGKTVFGLDLPVDPRDTIPVGQDDAVKATNEGSGPASSGRRWRLWPIPFRRVKTIEHTDSESNEDVFVDSESDWQTSTVEPSPTSARHESPRKQFVRTNVPSNEMIASLNLKDGQNLVTFSFSSRVLGKQQVDAHIYLWKWNARIVISDVDGTITKSDVLGQVMPLVGRDWTQSGVARLFSAIKENGYQLLFLSARAIVQAYLTRSFLVNLKQDGKTLPNGPVVISPDGLFPSLYREVIRRAPHEFKIACLEDIKRLFPSDYNPFYAGFGNRDTDELSYRKIGIPKGKIFIINPKGEVATSHRIDSKSYTSLHTLVNDMFPPTSLVEQEDFNSWNYWRMPFPEVD, encoded by the exons ATGGATGATAGAGTTGGTCACAGATTTGATCATAGCATATCTGATTCAGGGGTGCGGTATCTTACTGGTGAAGGCCATTCCTCGGTTTTGTCACAACTTCAAAGGGCAGAATCTGATGTCGATAGGAGGTTTTATGAGTTCCCAGATGATCAATCATCTTTTGAAGGTTCACTTGATGTTTCGGAATATGATTCTACAAGATATGAGAATCTAGATGCGGATAATTTTATGGACACACAGGGCTCCCATCCAGAGGTGGTTTTGGTCAGTGTTGATGGTCATGTATTGACGGCCCCTATCTCAGAATCGGAGCAGAATGAGGACAATGTTCAGTTAAAAAATCCTCAATTTCATCTAGGCCCAGGTGAAGAGACTGACTTCTTTGAGGGCAATGGGGAACTTATTTCTGATGAAAATGCTTGGACTGCTGATTATGCTACTCCACTGGATGCTCCTAGTAGTTATGACACTAAGGTAGATGATGATACTTCCGGGCTCTTGTTGGAAGCTCAAAGACAGGAGGAAATTAATTGTAGCACTGAGGAAACCTTAGTGATTGAAAATCAAGAAAATCATCTTTTGCAAACTGATTCAGAAGAGGCTGTATCTTGTATGAAGAGAGAGAGTGTCTTCAAAAGTTGTTTGGAATTACGTGAGTTTACTCAGCAGGCTGGAAACGATGATTTACAAGATGTGGATTCTTCATTGGAGGTTCAAAATTCAGCAGAGGAATCTAATGCACATATTTCAATTACTGATGAGAATAAAGACGAAAACATTCAGGTTGATATACAAGATGTAGGTTCTTCACTGGAGGTTCGATATATTGCAGAGAAATGCATTGCAAATGGTTCAATtactgatgaaaataaacaaggaaACATCGAACAATGTAGAAAAAGTGACAAGTTATCTCCCCTTAGTGCGCCTTCTTCCTTGGATGACCATAGTTCTCCAGAATTAAAAGTAGAACCTCAAGTGGTTGATAGAGATGCATCAGTGAACGTTGACACTGGTTCTGACAGTCATTCTGGCACTAAAGATGTTATTGAATGTAATGATGAACGTGTTGGAGAGTCGGTAACAAATGATCAGGTAGATGATAGTGAACGAACTCCTGCAATTGAAGATGGCAGTAAGAAAACTGAACTCACTGAACCTCAAATTGTAACTTCCATTGACGAGGACCAATGTCATTCTGCTTTGA GATTTGAGGCCTCACTTTGTGGTCACGAACTTAAGGTGGGTATGGGTTTGGTTGCTGCTGCTGAGGTTTTTGAAGCACATCGGATATCTGCAGAGGAATTTAGAAGTTCAGCATCATCCATAATTAAGAATGAAAATCTGGTTTTGAAGTTCAGAGACACGTATCTGCGGTGGGAAAAGGCTGCTCCTCTTGTCCTTGGAAAGACTGTATTTGGTTTAGACTTACCTGTTGATCCCAGAGATACAATTCCAGTGGGACAGGATGATGCAGTAAAGGCTACAAATGAAGGTTCTGGGCCAGCTTCATCTGGACGCAGATGGAGACTTTGGCCTATTCCTTTTAGAAGAGTCAAGACAATTGAGCACACTGATAGTGAATCAAATGAGGATGTATTTGTAGATTCCGAGTCTGATTGGCAAACTTCTACTGTTGAACCTTCTCCAACATCTGCTAGGCACGAGTCTCCTCGCAAGCAATTCGTGAGGACAAATGTTCCATCGAATGAGATGATAGCGTCCTTAAATCTCAAGGATGGTCAAAATTTGGTAACCTTCAGTTTCTCTTCCAGGGTTCTTGGAAAACAGCAG GTTGATGCTCATATTTACTTATGGAAGTGGAATGCACGAATTGTAATTTCAGATGTAGATGGAACTATTACCAA ATCTGACGTTTTAGGGCAGGTCATGCCTTTAGTTGGCAGAGATTGGACACAGTCTGGAGTTGCAAGGCTTTTCTCAGCTATTAAA GAAAATGGATACCAGCTACTGTTTTTGAGTGCCCGTGCTATTGTCCAAGCTTATCTTACCAGGAGCTTTTTGGTTAACCTGAAACAG GATGGCAAGACCTTACCCAATGGACCTGTTGTTATTTCTCCAGACGGACTATTTCCCTCTCTTTACCGAGAAG TAATAAGAAGGGCACCTCATGAGTTCAAGATTGCTTGTCTAGAG GATATCAAAAGACTTTTCCCTTCTGATTATAACCCATTCTATGCCGGGTTTGGCAATAGAGACACTGATGAACTTAGTTACAGGAAGATTGGAATCCCGAAGGGCAAGATATTTATCATCAATCCCAAG GGTGAAGTCGCAACAAGTCACCGTATTGATTCAAAATCCTACACATCATTACACACACTCGTCAATGACATGTTCCCTCCCACTTCCTTGGTTGAGCAG GAGGATTTCAACTCATGGAATTATTGGAGAATGCCTTTTCCAGAAGTGGATTAG